The Candidatus Peribacteria bacterium region TCACTCATTACCCATAACCAAAAGATCAGAAGAAGAGATCCTCATGGCAATGCGAAAGACGACTAGAAACCTCATTCGGAGAGCCGAGAAAGACGGCGTCACCGTTGAGCTGTCGACTGATCCGGTTCGCGATGTGGAAGAGTTCATCAAGCTCCATGATGAAACCCGCAAGCGCCATCACTTCACGCCCTACACCAACAGCTTTTTCCGCGCGCAGGTGAAGCGATTCGCGGAAGCCGGAAACGTTCTCGTTTATATCGCAAAACACGAAGGACAGATTCTCGCGACCTCCATCCACATGCAGTTTGGCGGTGAGACCAGCTATCATCATGGCGCCAGTGTGATGACCAAAGTCCCCGCAAGCTACCTGCTCCAGTGGCGCGCGATTCAGGATGCCATCAAGCGCGGCGACAGCGTCTATAACTTCTGGGGCATTGCACCCATGAGCGAGAAAAAGTCTGAAGACGGACAGGAATCCAAGGCAGAAATCCTGAATCCGAAACATCCTTTTGCAGGAGTGACACTCTTCAAGACCGGCTTTGGCGGAAAGCTGCTCAACCTCGAACACTGCTTCGATCTCCCGCTCTCATCGAAATACTATCTGACGAGAACATTTGAATACATCCGCAAGTGGAAGCGCGGGTTTTAAGATGAAAACATTCCAAATCCCCAGCCGTGACCTTATACTTTTCCCATGCCTAAAAAAATCACCCCGGATACCGAACCTGTTGTCATCGACCACAACAGTAACACCCCGCCCATGACGCACGATCTCAGTGTGGAACAGAAGCTGGATATTATCGTCACCTACCTCCATCGTATGGACCGCCGCGATCACTGGCGGACCATCGGCGGATTTTTCCGCGGAGTACTGACACTGGTTCCCATCTTTATTTTTGTCGCAAGCGCCTGGTACTTCTACGCGCACGGGACCGAGTTCATGCAGCAGCTCACGGATATGTCTGTCAAAAGTATGACGAGTCAGGAAAGCCTGATGGACCGATTGAACGGGTACATGCAGCCGAAGAAATAAAAAAAAGCATATGGGACAGAGAAGCGTCGCGTTTGGCGCTTCTCTGTATTGTATGGCTGTGAAAGTGTTTATTTCGTCGTTGCCAGTGTCACCACCTCCTCCGCTGTCATGTTCGGGAAGATATCAATGCCCGGGATATTCAGGAGCTGATCGCGGGTGAAGACCTTGTCAGATCCCGTGCCAAGGCCCATCAGATACCCGGCCTGACTCGCGAGTTCCATCACGCGATCGTTGCTGCCGCCCTGCGGATAGGCAACAGCCACCACATCTTTGTTGGTGAGATCTTCAATAATCTTGCGGCTCTGCTTGAGCTCGAGTTCCACCTGTGCGTTTGTAAGCGCGCGGAGATCGTCACCGGTGTGCGTGTTCGGCTGCACATCAAAGCCGTTGGCCATGAGGTTCAAGAGTGTTTTCTGCGTGATGCCACTGAGTCCGATGTAACGGGTCTGAATGAAGAACGTTGCGTCGATGTTCGCAGCAATGAGTGCATCGGACAGAGCGCGGACGTTGTCCGGGGTGATGCCTGTGACAGCAACAATCACGTTCTTGTCATCCAGGCGGATATCGCGGCGCTGCTGTTCCACGAGCTGATCGTGGAATTTTGCAAACGTCGTGAAGGTCTTTCCAGCAGCCTTCAGTGCTGCAACATGGTCTGTGAGTGACTTCAGGATTTCCGTCTCCTGGCCCTTCGTGAGCTGATAGTGGAGAACAGGCAGCGTGTACTGGTTCTGGCGGACAATGAAGTTCGGGGTGAAGGGTGACAGATACGACATCGCGACATAGCCCACTTTCCCGTCGTAGGTCACATTGGCCCATGCGCCATTAATGCTGTTTGGCTTCACAATGGTCTGACCCGGAATCTCGCCAAGCTTCTCGCTCGACTGATTCGCCTCCTTGCGCATGTTCACAAATCCGTAGCTCACAAAGTACTGACCCTCAAACGCCTTCTTCTCCTCTGCCAGCTTTTCATCGCTCGTCATTTTTGCAATGTAGCGAATGGACACAAATCCCGTCTGACCTGCAGCCGTCTTCACCTCCGCCCACCCCGCATTTGGAAAGGAGAGGACCTCCACAGAGTCGCCGTACACCAGACGTGCAACGTTTGCTGCAGTCGTGGATGTTTTGTCACGGACATTCAGGAATTCATTTGTCACGCGATACACGTTCTTGCCGACCGTTCCCTGTCCGGCACGGATGGAGTTATACGTAGAGACCATGGAAAGATCCAGCACAGCCGTGTCGGTTGCCCCTGATCCTGAATCGACCCCTTCCAGATACGGCGATGCGCCGGTTCCGGTCAAGGCTCCGCTTGCCGCCTGCTGCGCCAGATCGTGCGCTTCATCAATATTTTCCTGGGTAAAAACAAAATCCTGATCTTCCCCTACATCCTCAGGACCGTTGCATCCGGCAAAGAGAATGCCGAAGGATGCGACGAGCAGAAACGCGATGAACGGAGCGGGAGTCCGGGAACGGGAACGGGAAGAGGAATACGAGCGGGCCATAAGAGTGGAAGGAATAAGGGGGAAATTACATGCGGTCTGGGACGCGCAATGTGAGAAGTTCGGCGCCGGTTTTCAGGACAGTCGCCGTTAGGGATGTAAGTGACAAACGAAGATCGCGCTGAGGTGTCTCAGCCTGAAGAATGTTTTCCGTGTTATAGAAGGAATTGAAATCCTGACACAGCTGGTACAGGAAATTCGCAAGTTTGTGTGGCAAATGTTCGCTCCGCGCTTCAACCAGAACCTGCGGGAACTGGAGCAAT contains the following coding sequences:
- a CDS encoding SH3 domain-containing protein, which codes for MARSYSSSRSRSRTPAPFIAFLLVASFGILFAGCNGPEDVGEDQDFVFTQENIDEAHDLAQQAASGALTGTGASPYLEGVDSGSGATDTAVLDLSMVSTYNSIRAGQGTVGKNVYRVTNEFLNVRDKTSTTAANVARLVYGDSVEVLSFPNAGWAEVKTAAGQTGFVSIRYIAKMTSDEKLAEEKKAFEGQYFVSYGFVNMRKEANQSSEKLGEIPGQTIVKPNSINGAWANVTYDGKVGYVAMSYLSPFTPNFIVRQNQYTLPVLHYQLTKGQETEILKSLTDHVAALKAAGKTFTTFAKFHDQLVEQQRRDIRLDDKNVIVAVTGITPDNVRALSDALIAANIDATFFIQTRYIGLSGITQKTLLNLMANGFDVQPNTHTGDDLRALTNAQVELELKQSRKIIEDLTNKDVVAVAYPQGGSNDRVMELASQAGYLMGLGTGSDKVFTRDQLLNIPGIDIFPNMTAEEVVTLATTK
- a CDS encoding peptidoglycan bridge formation glycyltransferase FemA/FemB family protein; translation: MITQIADNRQEWDDFLKSQRFSPFLQSWTMGEVYRDIGQEPVRLEVRDDGKIVGICQAILVPARRGRHLMVQYGPVVGYGLSVMGHGVFEMLVDGLKEEARKHRCSFVRMSPFASDTHQEQLKGISSPLHLLAEHIWYLPLTTDDQWPPVTHHSLPITKRSEEEILMAMRKTTRNLIRRAEKDGVTVELSTDPVRDVEEFIKLHDETRKRHHFTPYTNSFFRAQVKRFAEAGNVLVYIAKHEGQILATSIHMQFGGETSYHHGASVMTKVPASYLLQWRAIQDAIKRGDSVYNFWGIAPMSEKKSEDGQESKAEILNPKHPFAGVTLFKTGFGGKLLNLEHCFDLPLSSKYYLTRTFEYIRKWKRGF